CCAGGTCTACTAGGCTGGGTGGGAGCAGCGTCTTGCCCGGGGAAGGGGGGTCAGGACCCAGCTCCTGTGCACACAGGCGCGGAAGCGAGCAGCGCAGCCACCTCTCGGCTCTTCCAGCCTGCGGCTTCTGCCGCGACTCGCATCTGGGGCAGCAAGTCGCGCGAAGAGCCGCTGTGCCGGGCCCCCGGAGAGGCGCTTGCGCACTGCGGgcccccgtccctccccccaaGTGGAAGCCGCTACAAAGGGGAGCGCAGGCGGCAGGAGAGTTCAGTGAGGCGTGAGCCGTCTCCTAACAGCTCGccccggagggagggaggagaggagcggAGCGGAGCCACCCAGATCCAGGCAGCGGTAGCTGAGCCAGCGCTCGCAGGCAGCTCTTCTCCTCGTCCTTCCCCCTCTGGCCATGCAGCGCCGCGCTAGCTCGCTTCTTCCCACCGGCCCCGCGGCTCTCGCCGCCCCTTCTTCACGGCCGTCGTGCTGGCGAAGGAGAAGCAGCCGATCAACACGTTACTAGCGGGGGACTCccggggctgcagctgctgcttccctcTGAACTTGCAACAGGCAGGAGGAGCCGCTTGGCCGCTGCTAATTTCATGATCTAATTTCACCTTGCGGTGTTACCCCGCTGATCAGATGCGATCGCTAATCCCAGCAAGAGTTTTGCAAATCTCTTAAGCACCCTGGGCCGCGTGCAGCAACCTGTTTACTCCCAGGCGCTGGAGAAGAGGAATTAGTGTTTGCAATgatctggcaggggggagggagcttGTATTTTCGCAGAGATCTTTCCGTGCAATAAAGACAAGCCTCCGGGATAAAGCCAACATCGAGAGGATGTGAATAGGCAGCTCAACCCGGTGCAACTGTTACCACAGACAGGGCGGAGCGCTGGATGGGGGGTTCCTCTAGCGTTTGCACTTGCTACGTTAATTCGGAGACGTTAATGCAACTTCTCAAGGTTTGTCCCGCCAGGCTGCGGGGGACAAGATCCCTTCTCGGCGTGCAGTTTATTTTCCCTGCGTTTGttttctggtctctctctctccgttCGGTACATTTTCTGCGGAAATGAATCGAACTTGAAACGTGCAAAGGGATCAACAGTGTCCTTGATTAATAcccatcctccttctccccacccccgctttCCCCGTGCCGCTGGAGCCGGTGTGCGGGTGTTTGTCAGCAGCAGTGACATGAGTCTAACTCCCAACGCCACCAGCTTGGGCAGCAGCTGTTTATAAAGGGGGAGCCGCCGAGTGCCACCACCTCACCGCCATGCCGCCCCACCGCGCACCCCTCGCATTCGTCTTGGTCCTGCAGCTGCTCGGAGCTTTGACCCCCTTCGCCCAAGTGGCTGGCCCCCAGGCACCCTGGGCACGAGCGGGTCTGGAGGGGAGAGCGGAGCGCGCGAGAGAAGGTGCTCAGCATGCGACCCCTGGGCTGCTCCAGCAAGTGCTGCCCTCACCCAAAGGGGAGAGCCGCCGGACCGGTTTAGGAAACGGGGCCAGAGGATCCTGGCAGAAAGCGCTTGCCAGCAGATCCAAAGCAACGGCACCGCATGCAGCGGCGGAAGAGGCTGCACCGGTGCACGGTGCTAGGGACGTTGCTGCTGAAGCCGCCCTTCGCTTGGGCGTGAGGAACAGTAGCAGTGGATTTCCTGCCGTGGAGCCTAGGGGGCAGCCTGATACTCCTTGGCAGGACCCTGACGAGGGGAAGGTGAATAAGGACCGATCGGTAGCGCTGGGGATGGGAGGATACTCTACTCTCCAATGGCTTGCAGTGCACGGGGAGGAAGGTAGCAGCCATGCAAGGCACAGCCCCAAGAGGCTTGCCAGGAGCAGGAGAGGAGCCAGCgagctgcagagcaggggcaaggacggagggggagggaaaaCCAGGGGCCTTAAGAATAGCAACCTGGCAAAGCCTTTCAACAGCTCCTTGggcagccctccagccaggggtGATGGCGAGGAGGAGGATGCCCCTCAGCTGCTGCCTTTGAATGGCTCCTCCCGTGATGGGCTAGAGAGGGACTCAGGAGCCCGCAGCAATGGGACAAGCCGCCGGGCCCGGCTCAAGAACCCTTTCTACCCGCTGACCGAGGAGTCGTACGGGGCCTATGCGGTCATGTGCCTGTCCGTGGTGATCTTCGGCATCGGGATCATGGGCAACATGGCCGTGATGTGCATCGTGTGCCACAACTACTACATGAGGAGCATCTCCAACTCCCTGCTGGCCAACCTGGCCTTCTGGGACTTCCTCATCATCTTCTTCTGCCTGCCCCTGGTGATCTTTCAGGAGCTCACCAAAAAGTGGCTGCTGGCAGACTTCTCATGCAAAATCGTTCCATACATTGAGGTAATTACAGttgttcataataataataataatagcttaCATTTATACAGCGCCCTTCCTCCAAAAGTACCTTACAAACTTACACTCTTTGGTAAACTTTAGACATAAGGATTCTTATCCCATCCACAGCAACCATTTCTGCAGAAAGAGGAGGCCTCTGGTAGCAAAGTGAGAAGAAATGTATAGATTGTGCATCCATATTTTTTTCCATAACTTGGACTTGCTATGTATTACTAGCAGAGTATGTTGACAGCTACTGAATAGAGTCATTGTCCACCGAGTGTGTAGAGGCAATATGCCCTGTTTGGAACAGTCAGATCACTCGGTCTTCTGTATGTCACATCAAAAAGACGATTTTCTTTTCCAGTCATTATTCCatccacaatttttaaaaattatattaagtGTGGAGGTTGTGCACATTCATTACATCCAGAACAGCTTATTTTACTGCCAAAAGTGCTTGCAATGAAGACTTTCCTCCCATTccctaaactttttttaaagaatggaaaattaatttatttgccGTACCCACAATTACACAAGAAACTGAGGACTATATTGGCAGGTTTTCAGATCTGCTAATAGTTGGGTATTTCTCACATAGCCATACAATCTGATAAAAGATATTGCTCTCACTCAAGCTGATTCAGCTACACTTCTTTTGCCTCCTGGGGCCTTGAAGGGAAAGTATCTTTAAAACTTGTTTAAGTCTTTCTTCTTGTTAAGCTGATCCTGTGGTGAGGGAGGTGCCTTTATAGTCAAAGAACCTTGAATGTGATATGTGCACTGTTAACTTATCTTTTTATTTCCAAGTCCcacaattatttgttttttcttaaaaaatgacCCAGGTTCCATTTAATTCCTAACCTCTTGGCAACTGTTCAGACACTCTGCCAACCAAGCTTTCAGCCAGCTGGCTAGAATCCTGCTACAGTTCAGGTTCtccactttatttatttactggaAGCAGAAAACTGAAGCTTGTTGGTAGTGTGTAGCCCATAATTCTGGCAAACTGTACTATGTGCCTTTGACACTATATGTATAACATTTTTTTACCTAAAGGTATGGGGTAGGTGAGCAAAAAAACAACTGTTGATCAACTGGCCCTTAAATGGTTTATTAGGCACACAGGAAACTATTTTTTCATTAATAATTATAGTGTCAATTTCCACATCACTTAGGTGCATTGAATAAAATATAAGTAAATGGTGATATATGTTAGGGATTAGAATCAGACATGTAGCCATTAAAATAGCTGTCATCACTTCTTTATATTAGGCACAGTATATTACTAGTGTTCCTGGGTGGTGTACTACATTTTGATGCATCtaatttaagtcagtggagtccAGTGGTCAACAGTTTCCTTAGTACattaacttaaaataaaatattaaaaagtctAATTTATTAAGTAGAAAAATTAAACCAATTTGGTTATTAATAACCAAATTTATTTGGTTAAGAATGGATGGTTAGTAGTGAATATAATGGTGGTCCATAAAATTGAATTTTGTGATTTTAAAAGTCCCATTTGCCAGTAATTAATACACTAAATGAATAAGCAGCATccatttaaatgaaattaatatctattatatttaaaatattccaaGACTTTCCTATAGTGTTATTTCACACGTCCTAATTTTCCTATGCTGCATTTTCAGACAaaataggaaatattttttgttatcaTTGTAATGCTGATTCCTGTTACGTGTCAGTGATTTAAAATGGCTTTTATGTCCAGTATTATCTGACAATTGCACAGTATAGCCACATCATTCTTGAAAATGTAATTGCTTATATTATCAAAAGTTTGGACTTGCAAAAGATCTGAATACTTTATAAACTAGAGAAAGTTACAAGAAACAGTCTGTTTTGATGTAAATATGACTGTTTTAAGTAGGTAAGAGATAAATATAATTTTCCAGAATTCCATAAGCAGCATCTAGTTTTATACACATTTAAACAATTAATTCAGTGACTTAGGATGTGTGTTCCTATGTCACATATGTGTTTTTGAACCCACCTGTAGTTTCAAAGGTGCATAGAACAAGGTGCTCAGTAGAGAATGTCTGATTAGCCAGAGCAAGTTATGTAACTGTAAGGTGACTCAAGCTTGCTTTGTACTGTATTTAAAAGTCTTAACTAACGCAATGAACTATATTGAATAGTCTTAGTTTAGCAATTTATGCCTAATTGCTATCTATTAGTGCTGCTTAATGGATGTTAATTGTGCAGAAAATTTTTTACAAGCACATACAAGCAATTATAAAATTATGTACACTTCTGtgaaaatagatttatttaaagattttttttttctgtctgagcTTCCAGCATTATGAAAGGTTGGCCCTCTTAATAGCATCTAATTTAAAGTGGACTTTCCACATTTAATAAAGATCTGTT
The DNA window shown above is from Trachemys scripta elegans isolate TJP31775 chromosome 1, CAS_Tse_1.0, whole genome shotgun sequence and carries:
- the GPR37 gene encoding prosaposin receptor GPR37, yielding MPPHRAPLAFVLVLQLLGALTPFAQVAGPQAPWARAGLEGRAERAREGAQHATPGLLQQVLPSPKGESRRTGLGNGARGSWQKALASRSKATAPHAAAEEAAPVHGARDVAAEAALRLGVRNSSSGFPAVEPRGQPDTPWQDPDEGKVNKDRSVALGMGGYSTLQWLAVHGEEGSSHARHSPKRLARSRRGASELQSRGKDGGGGKTRGLKNSNLAKPFNSSLGSPPARGDGEEEDAPQLLPLNGSSRDGLERDSGARSNGTSRRARLKNPFYPLTEESYGAYAVMCLSVVIFGIGIMGNMAVMCIVCHNYYMRSISNSLLANLAFWDFLIIFFCLPLVIFQELTKKWLLADFSCKIVPYIEVASLGVTTFTLCALCIDRFRAATNVQMYYEMIENCTSTTAKLAVIWVGALLLALPEVVLRQLTKEDSAFSGSPPGERCVVKISTELPDTIYVLALTYDGARLWWYFGCYFCLPTLFTITCSLVTARKIRRAEKACTRGNKRQIQLESQMNCTVVALTILYGFCIIPENICNIVTAYMSTGVSRQTMDLLHLISQFLLFFKSCVTPVLLFCLCKPFSRAFMECCCCCCDECIQKSSTVTSDDNDNEYTTELELSPFSTIRREMSTFASVGTHC